The nucleotide sequence CCAACAATCGGTGGTCACGAAGGCTCGGGCATCGTGCGCGAAATTGGTCCCGGTGTCACTGATTTCGCGCCCGGCGATCACGTGGTGATGTCTTTCGTCGCGGTATGCGGGCAATGCCGATGGTGCGCCAGCGGCATGGAGTACCTATGCGACGCCGGCATCGGCACCCTGGCGCCCGGGATGCCCACCGATGGCACGTTCCGGCATCACACCGCCGACGGCACGCCACTGGGCCATCTGGCGAAGGTAGGCGCGTTCGCCGAGCACACCGTGGTGTCTCGGGATTCACTGGTCAAGATCGATCCGGACCTGCCGCTGGCCCCCAGCGCGTTGCTGTCCTGCGCAATTCCCACCGGGTACGGGTCGGCAGCGAATCGAGCCAACGTGCGCGGCGGTGACACCGTCGTCGTCCTGGGCGCCGGCGGGATCGGCACGGGGGCCATTCAGGGAGCTCGGATCAATGGCGCCGCGCAGATCGTGGCCGTTGATCCGGTGGAGTTCAAGCAGAAATCCTCCCACCTCTTCGGCGCCACCCACCGCGCCGGATCGATCAGTGAGGCAATGGCTTTGGTTCGTGAACTGACTCACGGGGTGATGGCCGACTCGGTACTGGTCTCGCCGTCGCTGATCACCGCCGATGACGTGCGCGACGCCCTACGGCTCACCCGCAAGGGTGGCACCTGCGTGCTGGCCGGGATGACCTCACAACTGACCCGCTCGGTCAACATCGACCTGCAGGAATTCATCTTGATGAACAAGACCCTGGCCGGCACCATCTTCGGCTCGTGCAACCCCAGGGCCGACATCGCGCGTCTTGCCGGCTTGTATCAGAGCGGACAACTGCTACTCGACGAGATGATCACCCGCCACTATCGCCTCGATGACATCAACGCCGCCTACACCGACCTGCTCAACGGTGACATCGTCAGAGGCATAATCGATTTCACGATCTGATGAATCCCGCTTGTCGCGGGCCGCGCTTCTCATCTCAGCGTTGCCAGCGTGCGGTCCCACAGCTCGCTGGCAAGGCGCGGGTCATAGGCCGCGCGATTGGCTTTGGCGATCTTGTGCCGCGAGTAGTACTCGCCCGACGTCCAATCGGTGCCGGCGGCGCTCGATGCCAACCAGACCAGTTGTTCGGCCCCCTGCTCGGCGGTGGAGGTGAATCGGGTGACCAGCGGTACGTGGTATTTCATGAAGGCGAGGGCGCGTGAGCCCGATGCCTCGCCGAAGTTGGAGTCGACATAGCCCGGATGAAACGTGGCCGCCGACAGTCCCTTGGCATGGTATCGGCGATGTAATTCCCTGGTGAACAACACGATCGCCAGCTTCGTCAGCGCGTAGGCGACGCTGGGGCGTCGCTGGGCGGTATTTTCCAGTTCGGCCAACGTGACTTTGGGTAGCAGTCTCTGTGATGAGCTGGTGGTGTTCACCACGGTGGCGCGGGATTGGACCAGGACATCCAGGAGCAAAGTGGTGAGTAAGAATGGCGACAGATAGTTGACCTGGTAGGTCTTCTCGTATCCGTCGGCGGTGAACTGGATTTCGTGACACATCGCGCCGGCGTTGTTGGCCAAGACGTCAATGCGTGGGTATTCGGAGCGAACCTTGTCTGCCAAGGCTCGGACCTGGGACAGGTCGGCGAAGTCGGCGACGAAGTAGTCCGCTCGCAGTTGCGCGGCGACCGCGGTGGTCTTGCTCTCCGACCGCCCAACCACCACGACCTTCTCGCCGTTTTGGGTCAGCCGGCGCGCCGCGGCGGCGCCAATGCCGTCACTGGCGCCGGTGATGACAATCGTCTTACCGGTCATGTTGGGTCCTCTACGGGGGTCTATCGATACTGTGCCGGAACGTTGATCCGGTCAGGAAGCCACGTTGACCGGCGAATCCCTGCCGCACATTCTGCATAGGTCACTCACACCAGCGAGTAGCTCACCGGCAGGTGTTTGAGACCACCCACGAACGTGGTCGCGGTGAACTGTGGATCACCGCTCAATTCAATGGATTTAAGCCTGGGTAGCAGCTCCGTGAAGAAGCTGCCGACTTCCATCCGGGCCAGTGCCGCACCCATGCAGAAGTGCACACCGTAGCCAAAGGCGACGTGTTTGTTGGGCTCACGCCCGATGTCGAACCGGAATGGCTGGTCGAACACCTCCTCATCACGGTTCGCCGATACGTAGGACAGCAGCACGGATTCACCCGCGGCAATCGGGATTCCGCGCACGACGGTGTCCCTGGAGGCCGTGCGCATGAACTGCTTCACCGGGGTGACCCAGCGGATCATCTCTTCGGTGGCCAGCGGTATCAGGGCCGGGTCGGCTTGCAGCCGCGCAAGTTGGTCGGGGTGTTCGATGAGTGCGTGCAGGCCACCAGAGATGGTGGCGCTGGTGGTGTCGTGGCCGGCGGTGGCGACAATGAGGTAGTAGGACACGGTGTCGATGTCCGACAGCGGTTCGCCGTCGATGCGGGCGTTGGCAATCGCCGAGGCGAGATCCTCGGTCGGGTGCTCGCGTCGTGCCGTGGTCACCGCATTGAAGTAGCCGAACATGTCCAACAGCGCGGGCAACTGATCTTCGCTCGTGCTGCCCCGCTTGAACTCACTGTCGTCGCTGCCGAACAGTTCCTGGGTCAGTTTGAGCATCCGGGGGAAGTCGGCCTCGGGCAGTCCGAGCAGCGACATGATGACACAGAGCGGGTAATTGACGGCGATCTGCTGGACGAAATCGCACTCGGGCCCCGCGGCCATCATCGCGTCGACATAGTTCTTGGCCAGCTCATCGACGCGGACTTTCAGCGCCCGCATCGCCTTCGGGCGAAACCAATCCGCACCGATCGCACGCGCCACCCGGTGTTGCGGGTCATCCAGGTGGATCAGGGTGCGTACCCCCGCCGCGGCCTGCAACTCGTCGCCCGCAACGGTCGCCAATACCGGGCGCGGCCAATTGGTGAACAGCGTGTTGTCGCGCTCGATGTCCATGACGTCGGCATGTCTGGTGATCGCCCAGAATCGGCGATAGTTCGGGACGTCCACCAAGGCGACCGGGGCTTGGGCCCGCAGCCGGGTCAGCGCCGCATGCAACCTCGTCTCATCGGTGTAGGCCAGCGGGTCGGCCAGTAGGGCGGCTTCGTCCATCGTCGGCGCAGTCATCGGCGAAGCTCCTCGGGCGCCGGGGCTTGCTCAACGGCGCTGGCTGAGACCATCATCGTTGCGAGCTGAGT is from Mycobacterium marinum and encodes:
- a CDS encoding SDR family NAD(P)-dependent oxidoreductase, with product MTGKTIVITGASDGIGAAAARRLTQNGEKVVVVGRSESKTTAVAAQLRADYFVADFADLSQVRALADKVRSEYPRIDVLANNAGAMCHEIQFTADGYEKTYQVNYLSPFLLTTLLLDVLVQSRATVVNTTSSSQRLLPKVTLAELENTAQRRPSVAYALTKLAIVLFTRELHRRYHAKGLSAATFHPGYVDSNFGEASGSRALAFMKYHVPLVTRFTSTAEQGAEQLVWLASSAAGTDWTSGEYYSRHKIAKANRAAYDPRLASELWDRTLATLR
- a CDS encoding cytochrome P450, whose translation is MDEAALLADPLAYTDETRLHAALTRLRAQAPVALVDVPNYRRFWAITRHADVMDIERDNTLFTNWPRPVLATVAGDELQAAAGVRTLIHLDDPQHRVARAIGADWFRPKAMRALKVRVDELAKNYVDAMMAAGPECDFVQQIAVNYPLCVIMSLLGLPEADFPRMLKLTQELFGSDDSEFKRGSTSEDQLPALLDMFGYFNAVTTARREHPTEDLASAIANARIDGEPLSDIDTVSYYLIVATAGHDTTSATISGGLHALIEHPDQLARLQADPALIPLATEEMIRWVTPVKQFMRTASRDTVVRGIPIAAGESVLLSYVSANRDEEVFDQPFRFDIGREPNKHVAFGYGVHFCMGAALARMEVGSFFTELLPRLKSIELSGDPQFTATTFVGGLKHLPVSYSLV
- a CDS encoding Zn-dependent alcohol dehydrogenase; translated protein: MRSRAAILHGVGGPWSVEEFELDAPRTGEVLVEMSAAGLCHTDDHILKGDMSAPNEVLRSRGLPTMFPTIGGHEGSGIVREIGPGVTDFAPGDHVVMSFVAVCGQCRWCASGMEYLCDAGIGTLAPGMPTDGTFRHHTADGTPLGHLAKVGAFAEHTVVSRDSLVKIDPDLPLAPSALLSCAIPTGYGSAANRANVRGGDTVVVLGAGGIGTGAIQGARINGAAQIVAVDPVEFKQKSSHLFGATHRAGSISEAMALVRELTHGVMADSVLVSPSLITADDVRDALRLTRKGGTCVLAGMTSQLTRSVNIDLQEFILMNKTLAGTIFGSCNPRADIARLAGLYQSGQLLLDEMITRHYRLDDINAAYTDLLNGDIVRGIIDFTI